A section of the Sebastes fasciatus isolate fSebFas1 chromosome 5, fSebFas1.pri, whole genome shotgun sequence genome encodes:
- the LOC141768407 gene encoding uncharacterized protein LOC141768407 produces the protein MQGRGFLIRHLVSHSTLHSAPVNNHLINPQYKNTSFPANPRQIVLPTSCASLPSSHPHAASAHSSSHSTLLSSLPVPCLLQRPHHLYYNKSTCFSTTIQLCLCLHLGPNQQPSQNNLATMDPADTDSLRQALASQGALVGQHDKVLHELVENLRALSSNVIRLGSQMDQVNAHLTASYASSATAASPADPPPALPTPPPGHATLAREPFIPTPERYSGDLGAYGRFLLQCSLVFQQQPTTYLSDKSRTIVFVNAVGREPAAHMPPLLHSCPNLPPG, from the exons atgcag gggcgcggcttcctcatcaggcacctggtctcacACTCCACTCTacactctgcacctgtcaacaatcacctaatcaacccacagtacaagaacaccagctttcctgccaatcctcgccagattgttctgcctaccagtTG tgccagcctcccatcgagccatcctcacgccgcctcagctcattcctccagccactccaccctgctcagcagcctgcctgtcccctgccttctccagcgccctcaccacctttattataataaatccacctgcttttcaaccaccatccagctgtgtctgtgtctgcatctgGGTCCTAACCAACAGCCCTCACAGAACAATCTGGCCACCATGGACCCAGCAGACACAGATTCACTCCGCCAAGCTTTGGCCTCCCAGGGTGCTCTGGTTGGACAACATGACAAAGTCCTCCATGAATTGGTGGAGAATCTGCGAGCCCTTTCCTCCAATGTCATTCGACTCGGCAGCCAAATGGACCAGGTCAACGCCCATCTCACAGCCTCATATGCCTCGTCTGCCACAGCAGCTTCACCAGCTGACCCCCCACCAGCGCTCCCCACGCCTCCACCAGGGCATGCCACACTAGCCCGTGAGCCTTTCATTCCGACTCCAGAACGCTACTCTGGGGATTTGGGGGCTTATGGGCGGTTCCTTCTCCAGTGTTCTCTCGTGTTCCAGCAGCAACCTACCACCTACTTATCAGATAAGTCACGT ACAATCGTCTTCGTGAACGCCGTAGGGAGAGAACCGGCCGCCCACATGCCCCCACTTCTCCATTCCTGTCCAAATCTGCCCCCCGGGTGA
- the LOC141768549 gene encoding aquaporin-4-like, translating to MTESGRALERLRRCCFPCCTPHCQFWPPSRCSRDKAMSAFKGIWTQEFWRCVGAEFFAMLLFVLLSLGSTINWGAVEEDPRPPDLVLISLCFGLSIATMVQCFGHISGAHINPAVTVAMVVTRKLSLGKAVFYLLAQCLGAVVGAAVLYGITPASVRGGMGVTTVNKSISTGNALVVELFITFQLVFTVFATCDHKRHDLKGSSALAIGLSVCVGHLFAIPYTGASMNPARTFGPALVTWSWENHWVYWVGPALGGTMAAALYEYLFCPEPELKRRYSEAFIKTPFTGKHRQDSVTAQEPLFTVMDMERAERREREREREREVSGDVLSSV from the exons ATGACTGAGAGCGGCAGGGCTCTGGAGCGCCTGCG GAGGTGTTGCTTCCCCTGCTGTACACCACACTGTCAGTTCTGGCCTCCGTCTCGCTGCTCTCGAGACAAAGCCATGTCTGCCTTCAAGGGGATCTGGACTCAGGAGTTCTGGCGCTGCGTGGGGGCCGAGTTCTTCGCCATGCTGCTCTTTGTCCTGCTCAGCCTCGGGTCAACCATCAACTGGGGGGCTGTTGAGGAGGATCCCCGTCCCCCTGACCTGGTGCTCATCTCGCTCTGCTTCGGCCTGAGCATCGCCACCATGGTGCAGTGCTTCGGCCACATCAGCGGCGCTCATATTAACCCTGCGGTCACGGTGGCCATGGTGGTGACCAGAAAGCTCAGTCTGGGTAAAGCGGTCTTCTACCTGTTGGCCCAGTGCTTGGGAGCCGTAGTGGGGGCTGCTGTCCTGTACGGCATCACCCCAGCCTCTGTTAGGGGGGGCATGGGGGTGACcacg GTCAATAAGAGTATCTCCACGGGAAACGCATTGGTTGTAGAACTCTTCATCACCTTTCAGCTGGTCTTCACTGTGTTCGCCACCTGTGACCACAAACGTCACGACCTGAAAGGTTCATCTGCTCTGGCTATcggcctgtctgtgtgtgtcggtCACCTGTTTGCT ATTCCCTACACTGGAGCCAGTATGAACCCTGCCCGAACCTTTGGCCCGGCCCTGGTCACATGGTCCTGGGAAAACCACTGG gtgtACTGGGTGGGTCCAGCTCTGGGTGGGACCATGGCTGCAGCCCTGTATGAATACCTGTTCTGTCCAGAGCCAGAGCTGAAGAGACGTTACTCTGAGGCCTTCATCAAGACACCATTCACTGGTAAACACCGGCAGGACTCAGTCACAGCCCAGGAGCCTCTCTTCACTGTCATGGATATGGAGAGAGCTGAgcggagggagagggagagggagagagagagggaggtatcCGGAGATGTGTTGTCCTCGGTATGA
- the LOC141768406 gene encoding protein NLRC3-like: MSRSRTRPGPQTASQTRTVQTDSVLQEVVDEHKISLRKRFECVTEGTDETGGGTLLNRIYTELYITEGQSEEVNTQHEVMQLETASKKKTLHDAPIKCHDIFKALPDQQEHIRVVLTNGVAGIGKTFSVQKFTLDWAEGLENQDVRLVILLSFRELNLIGDEQYSLLMLLHVFHPTLQKVTAEKLAVCKVLFIFDGLDESRLSLDFHNNEVVSDVTQKSSVNVLLTNLIEGNLLPSALVWITSRPAAANQIPPACVDRVTEVRGYTDAQKEEYFRRRVRDEELSSRIISHIKTSRSLHIMCLIPVFCWITASVLDHMLTTDQRGELPKTLTDMYSHFLLVQTKRKKQKYGEGHETSPQELMKADREVLLKLGRLAFEHLEKGDIMFYQEDLERCGLDVTEASVYSGVCTEIFKRECVIFQKTVYCFVHLSIQEFLAAVYMFHCYTNSNTEVLKDFLGERYVHSTLEDFLRRVMEKSLESKSGHLDLFIRFLHGLSLKSNQSLLGGLLGQTDKSPEIIQRIINNLKKMNRDNISPDRSINIFHCLTEMNDQSVHQQIQEFLKSENRSEKKLSEIHCSALAYMLQMSEEVLDELDLKKYITTDEGRRRLIPAVRNCRKALLSGCLMSDTHCKVVASALKSNPSHLRELDLSKNNLKDSGVKLLSAGLKSPNCELENLRSLRDCSLSESSCASLASALKSNPSHLRELQLSDNNLQDSGVKPLCGFLESPHCRLETLRLLSCWLSEISCASLASALKSNPSHLRELDLSNNDLQDSGVKLLCGFLESPHCRLETLRLWGCSLSEISCASLASALKSNPSRLRKLDLGNNNLKDSDVKLLSDLVESPHCKLETLRSVEGRSRSMLVSAVLL; this comes from the exons atgtccagatccagaacaagacctggacctcagacagccagtcagaccaggactgtacaaa cagatagcgttctgcaggaggttgtagatgaacataagatcagtctgaggaAGAGATTTGAATGTGTGACAGaaggaactgatgaaacaggaggtggaaccctcctcaacaggatctacactgagctctacatcacagagggacagagtgaagaggttaatacccaacatgaggtgatgcagcttgagacagcttccaagaagaagaccctccatgacgctccaatcaagtgccacgacatctttaaagccttacctgaccaacaggaacacatcagagtcgttctgacgaacggcgtcgctggtattggaaaaaccttctcagtgcagaagttcactctggactgggcagagggcttggagAACCAAGATGTCAGGCTGGTGATTCTGCTTTCattcagggagctgaacttgatcggagatgagcagtacagtcttctcatgctgctccatgttttccatccaacattacagaaggtcacagcagagaagctcgctgtctgtaaagttctgttcatctttgacggcctggatgaaagcagactttcactggatttccacaacaacgaggttgtgtctgatgtcactcagaagtcatcagtcaacgtgctgttgacaaacctcatcgaggggaatctgcttccctcagctctcgtctggataacttcccgacctgcagcagccaatcagatccctcctgcatgtgttgacagggtaacagaagtacgaggctacactgacgcccagaaggaggagtacttcaggaggagagtccgtgatgaagagctgtccagcagaatcatctcacacatcaagacatccaggagcctccacatcatgtgtctaatcccagtcttctgctggatcactgcttcagttctggaccacatgttgactacagaccagagaggagagctgcctaagaccctgactgacatgtactcacacttcctgttggttcagacaaagaggaagaagcagaagtatggtgagggacatgagacgagtccacaggagctgatgaaggctgacagggaagttcttttgaagctggggaggctggcgtttgaacatctggagaaaggagacatcatgttctaccaagaagacctggagcggtgtggtcttgatgtcacagaggcctcagtgtactcaggagtttgtacagagatcttcaaaagagagtgtgtgatcttccagaaaacagtctactgctttgttcacctgagcattcaggagtttctggctgcagtctacatgtttcactgttacacaaacagcaacacagaggtACTGAAGGACTTCCTGGGAGAAAGATATGTTCATTCAACCCTGGAGGACTTCCTCAGGAGAGTCATGGAGAAATCCCTCGAAAGTAAAAgtggccacctggacctgtttattcgcttccttcatggcctctctctgaagtccaaccagaGTCTTttaggaggtctgctgggtcagacagacaaaagtccagaaatcatccagagaatcatcaacaacctgaagaaGATGAACAGAGATAATAtctctcctgacagaagcatcaacatcttccactgtctgacggagatgaacgaccagTCGGTACATCAGCagatccaagagttcctgaagtcagagaacagatcagagaagaaactctcagagatccactgctcagctctggcctacatgctgcagatgtcagaggaggttctggatgagttggacctgaagAAGTACATCACAACAGACGAGGGACGACGaagactgattccagctgtgaggaactgcagaaaagctct ACTTTCTGGCTGTCTGATGTCAGATACTCACTGTaaagttgtggcctcagctctgaagtccaacccctcccatctgagagagctggacctgagtaaaaacaacctgaaggattcaggagtgaagctgctgtctgctgggcTAAAGAGTCCAAACTGTGAACTGGAGaatctgaggtca ttgagggactgcagtttgtcagagagcagctgtgcttctctggcctcagctctgaagtccaacccctcccatctgagagagctgcagctgagtgacaacaacctgcaggattcaggagtgaagccgctgtgtggttttctggagagtccacactgtagactggagactctgag attgttgAGCTGctggttgtcagagatcagctgtgcttctctggcttcagctctgaagtccaacccctcccatctgagagagctggacctgagtaacaacgacctgcaggattcaggagtgaagctcctgtgtggttttctggagagtccacactgtagactggagactctgag attgtggggctgcagtttgtcagagatcagctgtgcttctctggcctcagctctgaagtccaacccctcccgtCTGAGAAAGCTGGATCTGGGTAATaacaacctgaaggattcagacgtgaagctgctgtctgatcttgtggagagtccacactgtaaactggagactctgaggtcagtagagggtcggagtcggtccatgctggtttcagcagtattgttgtga